One part of the Mycolicibacterium aromaticivorans JS19b1 = JCM 16368 genome encodes these proteins:
- a CDS encoding TetR/AcrR family transcriptional regulator: MATASYHHGNLRQALLDHGVELARAGGPDAVVLRDVQRLAGVSNSAAYRHYADRRALLAAVKANVMAQIGAAMVEAIEHVPDEGRPTDRALARFRATGQAYIDFAVAEPGLFRTAFAPDGTEPSEETVPPGRHPFQILRGCIDDLVAAGMLAATRRDGFDEAAWAAVHGAATLFLDGPLGMAGTDRQQLITERLLDAFGDSLR, translated from the coding sequence ATGGCGACGGCCTCCTACCACCACGGAAACCTGCGACAGGCCCTGCTCGACCACGGCGTCGAACTAGCTCGGGCGGGTGGGCCGGACGCGGTGGTGTTGCGCGACGTCCAGCGCCTGGCCGGCGTGAGCAACTCGGCCGCCTATCGGCACTACGCCGACCGGCGGGCGCTGCTGGCCGCGGTGAAAGCCAACGTCATGGCCCAGATCGGGGCGGCGATGGTCGAGGCGATTGAGCACGTCCCCGACGAGGGGCGACCGACCGACCGTGCGCTGGCCCGCTTCCGCGCCACCGGTCAGGCCTACATCGACTTCGCCGTGGCCGAGCCGGGGCTCTTCCGCACCGCGTTCGCCCCGGATGGCACCGAGCCCAGCGAGGAGACGGTCCCGCCCGGGCGCCATCCCTTCCAGATCCTCCGCGGCTGCATAGACGACCTGGTGGCCGCAGGCATGCTCGCCGCGACCCGGCGCGACGGCTTCGACGAGGCCGCGTGGGCCGCGGTGCACGGCGCTGCGACGTTGTTCCTGGACGGCCCGCTCGGTATGGCGGGAACCGACCGCCAGCAGCTGATCACCGAACGCCTGCTCGACGCGTTCGGCGACAGCCTGAGGTAG
- a CDS encoding MFS transporter → MSVDTPAFPTRLGAARRTRPVAILAVVLVAALAINVETTIVNVALPTLNSALGASTQALQWIVDAYNLAFAALVLAGGTIGDRFGRRGALIAGLTLFAAGSIGAALCTSTGPLIGMRLVMGVASALIYPTTLAIITDTFRDPRHRAAAIGVWGAVTGLGVAIGPILGGALLEVFWWGSLFLALAPIALAAALAALFVIPATALGQAHRLDRGGLVLSVVMLGALVYTIIEAPDRGWTSAPTLGGFAVALIAAVSFAWWERRRSDPLIDISLFTNLRFSAASCAVTVAFFALFGFIFLITQFMQLIQGNSALETGVRILPVALSIAVGSILGTRLAVTRIGTKAVVFVGLLLLAASFGWIAASDLAITYPTMAMQMVLLGGGLGLTTAPATDSIMGVVRPEQAGAGSAVNDATRQVGGTLGVAVIGSIFSTLYIRHLADSPSVSGLPAAAQSTAREGLAQGLAVAGQAPPPFAGAVRNAVDTAFLAGLQAGCLTAAGICLAGAVFVLAVLPSHPKASVAES, encoded by the coding sequence ATGTCCGTCGACACTCCGGCCTTCCCCACTCGACTCGGCGCCGCGCGACGAACCCGGCCGGTGGCGATACTCGCGGTCGTGCTGGTCGCCGCTCTGGCGATCAACGTCGAGACCACCATCGTCAATGTTGCTCTGCCGACGCTGAATTCAGCCCTCGGCGCCTCCACCCAGGCGCTGCAGTGGATCGTCGACGCCTACAACCTGGCGTTCGCGGCGCTGGTGTTGGCCGGCGGCACCATCGGTGACCGGTTCGGCCGGCGGGGCGCCCTGATCGCCGGCCTGACCCTGTTCGCCGCGGGCAGCATCGGCGCCGCCCTGTGCACGTCGACCGGACCGCTGATCGGGATGCGGCTGGTCATGGGCGTCGCCTCGGCGCTGATCTACCCGACGACGCTGGCCATCATCACCGACACCTTCCGCGATCCCCGGCACCGCGCGGCGGCCATCGGGGTCTGGGGTGCGGTGACCGGACTGGGCGTTGCCATCGGGCCAATCTTGGGCGGCGCTCTGCTCGAGGTGTTCTGGTGGGGCAGCCTCTTTCTCGCGCTGGCGCCGATCGCGCTGGCCGCGGCGCTGGCCGCCCTGTTCGTCATCCCTGCCACAGCGCTCGGCCAGGCGCATCGGCTGGATCGGGGCGGACTCGTGCTGTCGGTGGTGATGCTCGGCGCCCTGGTCTACACGATCATCGAGGCGCCGGACCGCGGGTGGACCAGCGCGCCCACCCTGGGCGGGTTCGCCGTCGCATTGATCGCCGCGGTGAGCTTCGCCTGGTGGGAACGCCGCCGATCCGACCCGCTGATCGACATCAGCCTGTTCACGAACCTGCGATTCAGCGCCGCCAGCTGCGCGGTGACCGTCGCCTTCTTCGCCCTGTTCGGGTTCATTTTCCTGATCACCCAGTTCATGCAGCTGATACAAGGCAACAGTGCGCTGGAGACCGGCGTGCGCATCCTGCCGGTGGCCCTGTCGATCGCCGTCGGCTCGATCCTGGGCACCCGGTTGGCGGTGACCCGGATCGGCACGAAAGCCGTTGTCTTCGTTGGCCTTCTGCTGTTGGCCGCATCGTTCGGCTGGATCGCGGCCAGCGACCTCGCGATCACCTACCCGACGATGGCCATGCAGATGGTGCTCCTGGGCGGCGGCCTGGGACTGACGACCGCACCGGCCACCGACTCGATCATGGGCGTGGTGCGGCCCGAACAGGCCGGCGCGGGATCGGCGGTCAACGACGCCACCCGCCAGGTCGGCGGCACCCTCGGGGTCGCGGTCATCGGCAGCATCTTCTCCACCCTCTACATCCGGCACCTGGCCGACAGCCCGTCGGTGAGCGGATTGCCGGCGGCCGCGCAGTCGACCGCGCGTGAGGGGCTGGCCCAGGGGCTCGCGGTCGCGGGCCAGGCACCCCCGCCGTTCGCCGGCGCGGTACGGAACGCGGTCGACACCGCGTTCCTCGCGGGCCTGCAGGCCGGGTGTCTCACCGCCGCCGGGATCTGCCTGGCCGGGGCGGTATTCGTGCTGGCAGTGCTGCCGTCGCACCCGAAAGCCAGCGTCGCCGAATCCTAG